In the genome of Streptococcus mitis, one region contains:
- a CDS encoding ABC transporter ATP-binding protein gives MIRVENVSKSFGSKKALHQISFEIKEGEIFGFLGPSGSGKTTMINVLTGQLAADQGKTVLLGKNSQDLTSNDLEQIGIVSDSSGFYEKMSLYKNLLIYAKLYGLKSDRVNQVLQQVGLADAKDIIAEKLSTGMKQRMFLARALLNAPKILFLDEPTSGLDPTTSKMIHTLLQELKQAGTTIFLTTHDMNEATLLCDRLSLLNKGNLIEYGSPQDIIQKYHVDKKVRVAYKDGREQIVPFEELPHLDTTDLMVVHSCEPTLEEIFIRLTGEKLDV, from the coding sequence ATGATTCGTGTTGAAAATGTAAGTAAAAGTTTTGGGAGCAAGAAAGCTCTTCATCAGATTTCTTTTGAGATTAAGGAAGGTGAAATCTTTGGTTTTCTTGGCCCTTCTGGCTCAGGTAAAACAACCATGATCAATGTCTTGACAGGTCAGTTGGCTGCAGATCAAGGTAAAACAGTTTTGTTAGGCAAGAATTCTCAAGATTTAACCTCAAATGATTTGGAACAAATTGGTATTGTTAGTGATAGCAGCGGTTTTTATGAAAAGATGAGTCTTTACAAAAATCTGCTCATTTACGCTAAGTTATATGGTCTCAAGTCAGATAGAGTAAATCAGGTACTCCAACAGGTTGGATTGGCAGATGCTAAAGATATTATCGCAGAAAAACTATCTACAGGAATGAAACAACGAATGTTCTTGGCTCGTGCCCTTCTGAATGCTCCTAAGATTCTCTTTCTAGATGAGCCAACCAGTGGCTTAGACCCTACAACATCCAAGATGATTCATACCCTACTTCAAGAATTAAAGCAGGCGGGGACAACGATCTTTCTGACCACGCACGATATGAATGAAGCAACTCTGCTTTGTGATCGCCTATCTCTTTTGAATAAGGGAAACTTAATAGAGTATGGAAGTCCACAAGATATTATCCAGAAGTACCATGTGGATAAGAAAGTACGTGTAGCTTATAAAGATGGACGAGAACAGATAGTTCCATTTGAAGAATTGCCACATTTAGACACGACAGATTTGATGGTGGTTCACTCTTGTGAGCCGACTTTAGAAGAGATCTTTATCAGATTAACAGGAGAAAAGTTAGATGTTTAG
- a CDS encoding ABC transporter ATP-binding protein translates to MFRKLNALLWLRVQVIISNSTLLATLLMPFGIAVLYNEFLNKNGQLSLFLLSASLTMVLSMGSGYMVSIMMAEDKEKRNLKSLILSGVTAIEYTFSMLVLPILIMLLAMIVLPIYLKVDLSGYLFAYAIYLLLATICIIFLNLLIGAVSDTQSKAQVYSIFPMLIVSFLPMIALQNDTAQKVLDYSFVGPIVNLLNQKGGEISFSNIGMLLAWVLVLGIANLFVLKNSYKAR, encoded by the coding sequence ATGTTTAGAAAATTAAATGCCCTACTATGGTTAAGAGTGCAAGTTATTATTAGCAATTCAACTTTGTTAGCAACTTTATTGATGCCTTTTGGTATTGCTGTTTTATATAATGAATTTTTAAATAAGAATGGACAATTGAGCCTATTTTTACTATCTGCTAGCTTGACGATGGTCTTGAGTATGGGAAGTGGTTATATGGTATCGATTATGATGGCAGAAGATAAGGAAAAACGAAATCTCAAATCACTCATTCTAAGTGGTGTGACAGCAATAGAATATACTTTTAGTATGCTCGTTCTCCCTATTCTGATAATGTTACTTGCTATGATTGTGCTTCCCATCTATCTTAAAGTAGATCTATCAGGTTATTTATTTGCCTATGCTATCTATTTGCTCCTGGCAACTATTTGTATTATTTTTCTCAACCTTCTAATCGGTGCGGTATCAGATACTCAGTCTAAAGCGCAAGTCTATAGTATCTTTCCTATGCTAATCGTATCTTTTTTACCTATGATTGCTCTTCAAAATGATACGGCTCAGAAAGTGTTAGATTACTCGTTCGTCGGTCCTATTGTAAATCTTTTAAATCAAAAAGGTGGAGAAATATCTTTTTCTAACATCGGTATGTTACTTGCCTGGGTACTTGTGTTAGGAATAGCAAACCTCTTTGTATTGAAAAACAGCTATAAAGCAAGATAG
- a CDS encoding CAAX protease, with the protein MKLLKNLGWFLLAILSFLFIYGFIQGLATTSLALGASPYAVTLLYVALAGVYVYGIYKWYQKAPVHIEKSAFNRFIWLPALVWFLSLVVQFFLPNDPSVNQQIATDLTLSQPLFSFFAVVIFAPLTEELIFRGMLARYLFPKQDNSKQTLIFLLVSSVLFTLIHFPGDVQQFFVYFSLGFSLGLAYISRKGLVYSISLHALNNLVGFLMILML; encoded by the coding sequence ATGAAATTACTTAAAAACCTTGGCTGGTTTCTTCTAGCCATTTTATCCTTTTTATTCATCTATGGCTTCATTCAGGGGCTCGCGACTACGTCGCTTGCCTTAGGCGCTTCACCCTATGCTGTTACCCTACTCTATGTGGCCTTGGCTGGAGTTTATGTGTACGGTATTTACAAATGGTATCAGAAAGCTCCTGTTCATATTGAGAAGAGTGCCTTTAACCGATTTATTTGGCTTCCTGCCTTGGTTTGGTTCTTATCTCTTGTTGTCCAGTTTTTCTTGCCAAATGATCCTTCAGTAAATCAGCAAATAGCGACAGACTTGACCTTGTCTCAACCACTCTTCTCCTTCTTTGCGGTCGTTATTTTTGCTCCTTTGACGGAAGAACTTATCTTTAGAGGGATGTTAGCACGCTACCTCTTTCCTAAGCAGGACAATAGTAAACAAACTCTGATTTTTCTTCTGGTATCCAGTGTTCTGTTTACCTTGATTCATTTCCCAGGCGATGTGCAACAATTTTTTGTCTATTTTAGCCTTGGTTTTAGTTTGGGCTTGGCTTATATTAGCAGAAAAGGTCTGGTCTACAGTATTTCTCTCCACGCTTTGAATAATTTAGTCGGCTTTTTGATGATTCTCATGCTATAA
- the aspS gene encoding aspartate--tRNA ligase (catalyzes a two-step reaction, first charging an aspartate molecule by linking its carboxyl group to the alpha-phosphate of ATP, followed by transfer of the aminoacyl-adenylate to its tRNA; contains discriminating and non-discriminating subtypes): protein MKRSMYAGRVREEHIGQEITLKGWVGRRRDLGGLIFIDLRDREGIMQLVINPEKVSAEVMATAESLRSEFVIEVTGQVVAREQANDKLPTGAVELNVTALTVLNTAKTTPFEIKDGIEANDDTRLRYRYLDLRRPEMLENLKLRAKVTHSIRNYLDELEFIDVETPFLSKSTPEGARDYLVPSRVNKGHFYALPQSPQITKQLLMNAGFDRYYQIVKCFRDEDLRGDRQPEFTQVDLETSFLTEQEIQDITEGLIARVMKETKGIEVTLPFPRMKYDDAMALYGSDKPDTRFDMLLQDLTEVVKGVDFKVFSEAPAVKAIVVKGAADNYSRKDIDKMTEVAKQYGAKGLAWVKVVDGELNGPVAKFLTAIQAELTTALVLEDKDLVLFVADTLEVANATLGALRGRIAKELDLIDNDKFNFLWVVDWPMFEWSEEEGRYMSAHHPFTLPQEETAHELEGDLAKVRAIAYDIVLNGYELGGGSLRINQKDLQERMFKALDFSSEEANDQFGFLLEAMDYGFPPHGGLAIGLDRFVMLLAGEENIREVIAFPKNNKATDPMTQAPSTVALKQLEELSLQVEEDETSKTN from the coding sequence ATGAAACGTAGTATGTATGCTGGTCGTGTTCGTGAGGAACACATCGGACAAGAAATTACCTTGAAAGGATGGGTTGGCCGTCGTCGTGACCTTGGTGGTTTGATCTTTATCGACCTTCGTGACCGTGAAGGGATCATGCAGTTGGTTATCAACCCTGAAAAAGTATCTGCAGAGGTCATGGCAACAGCTGAAAGCCTTCGTAGCGAATTTGTTATCGAAGTAACTGGTCAAGTCGTTGCGCGTGAGCAAGCCAATGATAAGTTGCCAACAGGTGCAGTTGAGTTAAACGTGACAGCTCTGACAGTGCTGAATACAGCTAAGACAACACCATTTGAGATTAAGGATGGCATTGAGGCCAATGACGATACGCGTTTGCGTTACCGCTACCTTGACCTTCGTCGTCCAGAAATGTTGGAAAATCTTAAACTTCGTGCTAAAGTGACCCACTCTATCCGCAACTACTTGGATGAGTTGGAGTTTATCGACGTGGAGACACCATTCCTTTCTAAGTCAACACCAGAAGGGGCGCGTGACTATTTGGTGCCATCTCGTGTCAATAAAGGGCATTTTTACGCTCTTCCTCAAAGTCCACAAATCACGAAACAGCTCTTGATGAATGCTGGTTTTGACCGTTACTACCAAATCGTTAAATGTTTCCGTGACGAGGACTTGCGTGGAGACCGCCAGCCTGAGTTCACTCAGGTCGACTTGGAAACTTCATTCCTTACTGAGCAAGAAATCCAAGACATCACAGAAGGCTTGATTGCGCGCGTGATGAAGGAAACAAAAGGTATCGAAGTAACGCTTCCATTCCCTCGTATGAAATACGATGATGCGATGGCTCTTTACGGTTCTGATAAGCCTGATACTCGTTTTGACATGTTGCTTCAGGACTTGACAGAAGTGGTCAAAGGTGTTGACTTCAAAGTCTTTTCAGAAGCACCTGCTGTAAAAGCCATTGTGGTCAAAGGAGCTGCGGACAACTATTCACGTAAAGACATCGACAAGATGACTGAAGTAGCCAAACAGTACGGTGCCAAGGGTCTTGCTTGGGTCAAGGTAGTTGACGGAGAATTAAACGGACCAGTTGCCAAATTCTTGACTGCCATCCAAGCAGAATTGACAACAGCGCTTGTTCTTGAAGACAAGGACTTGGTTCTCTTTGTGGCGGATACGCTTGAAGTGGCCAATGCAACGCTTGGTGCCCTTCGTGGACGTATTGCCAAAGAGCTTGACTTGATTGATAATGATAAGTTCAACTTCCTTTGGGTAGTTGACTGGCCAATGTTTGAGTGGTCTGAAGAAGAAGGCCGCTACATGAGCGCCCACCATCCATTCACTCTTCCACAGGAAGAGACAGCTCACGAATTAGAAGGTGATTTGGCTAAGGTTCGTGCCATTGCTTACGATATCGTCTTGAACGGTTATGAGCTTGGTGGTGGTAGCCTTCGTATCAACCAAAAAGACCTTCAAGAACGCATGTTCAAGGCTCTAGATTTCTCATCTGAAGAAGCAAATGACCAGTTTGGTTTCCTTCTTGAAGCCATGGACTATGGTTTCCCACCACATGGTGGTTTGGCTATCGGGCTTGACCGTTTTGTCATGTTACTTGCTGGAGAAGAAAATATCCGTGAAGTTATTGCCTTTCCTAAGAACAACAAGGCAACTGACCCAATGACCCAAGCTCCATCAACAGTCGCTCTCAAACAACTAGAGGAACTCAGCTTACAAGTAGAAGAAGATGAAACAAGCAAAACGAATTAA
- a CDS encoding LacI family transcriptional regulator — translation MPVTIKDVAKAAGVSPSTVTRVIQNKSTISDETKKRVRKAMKELNYHPNLNARSLVSSYTQVIGLVLPDDSDAFYQNPFFPSVLRGIAQVASENHYAIQIATGKDEKERLKAISQMVYGKRVDGLIFLYAEEEDPLVKLVADEQFPFLILGKSISPFIPLVDNDNVQAGFDATEYFIKKGCKRIAFIGGSKKLFVTQDRLTGYESALKQYKLPLDDNLTYFANEFLEEKGYQFSKLLFQHDPQIDAIITTDSLLAEGVCDYIAKHQLDVPVLSFDSVNPKLNLAAYVDINSLELGRVSLETILQIINDNKNNKQICYRQLIAHKIIEK, via the coding sequence ATGCCCGTTACGATTAAAGATGTGGCCAAGGCTGCTGGTGTTTCACCTTCAACCGTAACCCGTGTTATTCAAAATAAATCAACCATTAGCGACGAAACTAAAAAACGTGTTCGCAAGGCTATGAAGGAGCTCAACTACCACCCCAACCTCAACGCTCGTAGCTTGGTAAGCAGCTATACTCAGGTTATCGGATTGGTTCTTCCTGACGACTCAGACGCCTTCTATCAAAATCCTTTCTTCCCATCTGTCCTACGTGGTATAGCCCAAGTCGCCTCTGAGAACCACTACGCCATTCAAATTGCGACAGGTAAAGATGAAAAAGAACGCCTTAAAGCTATTTCACAAATGGTTTACGGTAAACGCGTGGATGGTTTGATTTTCCTTTACGCCGAAGAGGAAGATCCTTTGGTCAAGCTGGTCGCTGACGAGCAGTTCCCCTTCCTCATCCTAGGAAAATCCATTTCACCTTTTATACCTCTTGTCGATAACGACAATGTCCAAGCTGGTTTTGATGCGACAGAATATTTCATCAAAAAAGGCTGCAAACGAATTGCCTTTATCGGAGGTTCTAAGAAACTCTTCGTTACACAAGACCGTCTAACTGGTTACGAATCCGCGCTCAAGCAATACAAACTGCCTCTTGATGACAATCTGACCTACTTTGCAAATGAATTTCTAGAGGAAAAAGGATATCAATTTAGTAAACTCCTCTTTCAGCATGACCCGCAGATTGATGCCATCATTACAACCGATAGTCTCCTAGCCGAAGGAGTCTGTGACTATATTGCTAAGCACCAACTGGATGTCCCTGTTCTCAGCTTTGACTCGGTCAATCCCAAGCTCAATTTGGCGGCCTATGTTGATATCAATAGCTTGGAACTTGGTCGTGTTTCCCTTGAAACTATTCTCCAGATTATTAATGATAACAAAAACAATAAACAAATTTGTTACCGTCAGTTGATTGCCCACAAAATTATTGAAAAATAA
- a CDS encoding maltodextrose utilization protein MalA, whose translation MLPYPFSYFSSIWGFRKPLSKRFGLNWFQLLFTSIFLISLSMVPIAIQNSSQDTYPLETFIDNVYEPLTDEVVQELSEHAAIVDGKFTYTGTASPAPSLLIGPSQSKELPKDLQLHFDTKELVISKESKELTRVSYRAIQTESFKSKDSLTQAISEDWYQQNRVYISLFLVLGASFLFGLNFFIVSLGASLLLYITKKSRLFSFRTFKECCHFILNCLGLPTLITLILGLFGQNMTTLITVQNILFVLYLVTIFYKTHFRDPDYHK comes from the coding sequence ATGCTTCCATATCCATTTTCCTATTTTTCAAGTATTTGGGGATTTCGTAAGCCCCTGTCCAAACGTTTCGGGCTCAACTGGTTTCAACTTCTCTTTACCAGTATCTTCCTTATCAGTTTGTCTATGGTACCCATTGCCATCCAAAACAGCTCACAGGATACTTATCCGCTAGAAACCTTTATCGATAATGTCTATGAGCCTCTGACAGATGAGGTTGTCCAGGAACTCTCTGAACATGCTGCAATTGTTGATGGTAAATTTACTTATACAGGAACAGCTAGTCCAGCGCCTTCTCTTTTAATCGGTCCAAGCCAAAGCAAGGAATTACCTAAGGACTTGCAACTACATTTCGATACAAAAGAACTGGTCATCAGCAAGGAAAGTAAAGAACTGACCCGTGTCTCTTACCGAGCGATACAGACTGAGAGTTTCAAAAGTAAAGACAGCTTGACCCAAGCAATTTCTGAAGACTGGTACCAGCAAAATCGTGTCTATATCAGTCTCTTCCTAGTTCTCGGTGCCAGCTTCCTCTTTGGTTTGAATTTCTTCATTGTCTCTCTAGGAGCAAGTCTTCTCCTTTATATCACTAAGAAATCGCGCCTCTTTTCATTTAGAACCTTTAAAGAGTGCTGCCATTTTATCTTGAACTGTTTAGGATTACCAACTCTGATTACGCTTATTTTGGGATTATTTGGCCAAAATATGACAACTCTGATTACTGTACAAAACATTCTTTTTGTCCTTTATCTGGTCACTATCTTTTATAAAACACATTTCCGTGACCCAGATTACCATAAATAG
- a CDS encoding sugar ABC transporter permease has translation MNNSIKLKRRLTQTLTYLYLIGLSVVIIYPLLITIMSAFKAGNVVAFKLDSNVNFSFANFQGLFTETLYGTWYLNTLIIALITMAVQTSIIVLAGYAYSRYNFLARKQSLVFFLIIQMVPTMAALTAFFVMALMLNALNHSWFLIFLYVGGGIPMNAWLMKGYFDTVPMSLDESAKLDGAGHFRRFWQIVLPLVRPMVAVQALWAFMGPFGDYILSSFLLREKEYFTVAVGLQTFVNNAKNMKIAYFSAGAILIALPICILFFFLQKNFVSGLTSGGDKG, from the coding sequence ATGAATAACTCAATTAAACTCAAACGTAGACTGACTCAAACCCTCACTTACCTCTACTTGATTGGCCTCTCAGTCGTGATTATCTATCCATTGTTAATTACTATTATGTCAGCCTTCAAGGCAGGTAATGTAGTAGCCTTTAAACTAGATAGCAATGTCAACTTTAGCTTTGCTAACTTCCAAGGCCTCTTCACTGAAACCTTGTACGGTACTTGGTACCTCAACACTTTGATTATCGCCTTGATTACCATGGCTGTCCAAACAAGTATCATCGTACTTGCTGGTTATGCTTACAGCCGTTACAACTTCTTGGCTCGTAAACAAAGTTTGGTCTTCTTCTTGATTATCCAAATGGTGCCAACCATGGCCGCTTTGACCGCCTTCTTCGTTATGGCACTTATGTTGAACGCCCTTAACCACAGCTGGTTCCTCATCTTCCTTTATGTTGGTGGAGGTATCCCGATGAATGCTTGGTTGATGAAAGGCTACTTCGATACAGTGCCAATGTCTCTAGACGAATCTGCAAAACTAGATGGTGCAGGACACTTCCGCCGCTTCTGGCAAATTGTTCTTCCACTGGTTCGCCCAATGGTTGCCGTACAAGCTCTCTGGGCCTTCATGGGACCTTTCGGGGACTACATCCTCTCTAGTTTCTTGCTTCGTGAGAAAGAATACTTTACTGTTGCCGTTGGTCTCCAAACCTTCGTTAACAATGCGAAAAACATGAAGATTGCCTACTTCTCAGCAGGTGCTATCCTCATCGCCCTTCCAATCTGTATTCTCTTCTTCTTCCTACAAAAGAACTTTGTTTCAGGACTTACAAGTGGTGGCGACAAGGGATAA
- a CDS encoding sugar ABC transporter permease, translating to MEKQQPSKAALLSIIPGLGQIYNKQKAKGFIFLGVTIVFVLYFLALASPELSNLITLGDKPGRDNSLFMLIRGAFHLIFVVVYVLFYFSNIKDAHTIAKRINNGIPVPRTLKDMIKGIYENGFPYLLIIPSYVAMTFAIIFPVIVTLMIAFTNYDFQHLPPNKLLDWVGLTNFTNIWSLSTFRSAFGAVLSWTIIWALAASTLQIVIGIFTAIIANQPFIKGKRIFGVIFLLPWAVPAFITILTFSNMFNDSVGAINTQVLPILAKFLPFLDGALIPWKTDPTWTKIALIMMQGWLGFPYIYVLTLGILQSIPNDLYEAAYIDGANAWQKFRNITFPMILAVAAPTLISQYTFNFNNFSIMYLFNGGGPGSVGGGAGSTDILISWIYRLTTGTSPQYSMAAAVTLIISIIVISISMIAFKKLHAFDMEDV from the coding sequence ATGGAAAAGCAACAACCTAGTAAAGCAGCCCTGCTGTCTATCATTCCTGGGTTAGGACAGATTTACAATAAACAAAAAGCCAAAGGTTTTATCTTCCTTGGTGTAACCATTGTATTTGTTCTTTATTTCTTAGCACTTGCATCCCCTGAATTAAGCAATCTCATCACTCTTGGTGACAAGCCAGGTCGTGATAATTCCCTCTTCATGCTGATTCGTGGTGCCTTCCATTTAATCTTTGTAGTCGTTTATGTACTCTTCTATTTCTCAAATATTAAAGATGCACATACAATCGCAAAACGTATTAACAATGGAATTCCAGTACCACGTACCCTCAAAGACATGATCAAAGGGATTTATGAAAATGGCTTCCCTTACCTCTTGATCATTCCATCTTATGTTGCCATGACTTTTGCGATTATCTTCCCAGTTATCGTAACCTTGATGATTGCCTTTACCAACTACGACTTCCAGCACTTGCCACCAAACAAATTGCTGGACTGGGTTGGTTTGACCAACTTTACGAACATCTGGAGTTTGAGTACCTTCCGTTCTGCCTTTGGTGCCGTTCTTTCTTGGACTATCATCTGGGCTTTAGCTGCCTCAACTTTACAAATCGTAATCGGTATCTTCACAGCTATCATTGCTAACCAACCATTTATCAAAGGAAAACGTATCTTTGGTGTTATTTTCCTTCTTCCTTGGGCTGTTCCAGCTTTCATCACTATCTTGACATTCTCAAACATGTTTAACGATAGTGTTGGTGCTATCAACACTCAAGTACTACCAATCTTGGCTAAATTCCTTCCTTTCCTTGATGGTGCTCTTATTCCTTGGAAAACAGACCCAACTTGGACTAAGATTGCCTTGATTATGATGCAAGGTTGGCTTGGATTCCCATACATCTACGTTTTAACCTTGGGTATCTTGCAATCTATTCCTAACGACCTTTACGAAGCAGCTTATATTGACGGTGCCAATGCTTGGCAAAAATTCCGCAACATCACTTTCCCAATGATCTTGGCTGTTGCGGCACCTACTTTGATCAGTCAATACACCTTCAACTTTAACAACTTTTCTATCATGTACCTCTTCAATGGTGGAGGACCTGGTAGTGTCGGAGGTGGAGCTGGTTCAACTGATATCTTGATTTCATGGATCTACCGTTTGACAACAGGTACATCTCCTCAATACTCAATGGCGGCAGCTGTTACCTTGATTATCTCTATCATTGTCATCTCAATCTCTATGATCGCATTCAAGAAACTACACGCATTTGATATGGAGGACGTCTAA
- a CDS encoding sugar ABC transporter substrate-binding protein yields the protein MSSKFMKSAAVLGTATLASLLLVACGSKTADKPADSGSSEAKEITLYVEDQYKAYAETVAKAYKEQSGTTVNIKSGDQMGGLDKLSLDNQSGQAPDVMMAPYDRVGSLGTDGQLSEVKLSDGAKTDDKTKSLVTAADGKVYGAPAVIESLVLYYNKDLVKEAPKTFADLENLAKDSKYAFAGEDGKTTAFLADWTNFYYAYGLLAGNGGYVFGQNGKDPKDIGLATDGAIAGINYAKSWYEKWPKGMQDTEGAGNLIQTQFQEGKTAAIIDGPWKAQAFKDAKVNYGVATIPTLPNGKDYAAFGGGKAWIIPSSTKNLEGAQKFVDFLVSTEQQKAFYDKTNEIPANTEARTYAEGKNDELTTAVIKQFKNAQPMPNISQMSAVWDPAKTMLFDAVSGKKDAKTAANDAVTLIKETIKQKFGE from the coding sequence ATGTCATCTAAATTCATGAAGAGCGCTGCTGTGCTTGGAACTGCTACACTTGCTAGCTTGCTTTTGGTAGCTTGCGGAAGCAAAACTGCTGATAAGCCTGCTGATTCTGGTTCATCTGAAGCAAAAGAAATCACTCTTTACGTTGAAGACCAATACAAAGCTTATGCTGAAACAGTTGCTAAAGCTTATAAAGAACAATCAGGAACAACAGTTAACATCAAATCTGGTGACCAAATGGGTGGTCTTGACAAACTTTCTCTTGACAACCAATCAGGTCAAGCTCCTGACGTTATGATGGCTCCATACGACCGTGTAGGTAGCCTTGGTACTGACGGACAACTTTCAGAAGTGAAATTGAGCGACGGCGCTAAAACAGATGATAAAACTAAATCTCTTGTAACAGCTGCTGACGGTAAAGTCTATGGTGCTCCAGCTGTTATCGAATCACTCGTTTTGTACTATAACAAAGACTTGGTAAAAGAAGCTCCAAAAACTTTTGCTGACTTGGAAAACCTTGCTAAAGACAGCAAATACGCTTTCGCTGGTGAAGATGGCAAAACTACTGCCTTCCTAGCTGACTGGACAAACTTCTACTACGCATACGGACTCCTTGCTGGTAACGGTGGTTACGTATTCGGACAAAACGGTAAAGATCCTAAAGACATCGGTCTTGCAACCGACGGTGCTATTGCAGGTATCAACTACGCTAAATCTTGGTACGAAAAATGGCCTAAAGGTATGCAAGATACTGAAGGTGCTGGAAACTTGATCCAAACTCAATTCCAAGAAGGTAAAACAGCTGCTATTATCGATGGACCTTGGAAAGCTCAAGCATTCAAAGATGCTAAAGTAAACTACGGTGTTGCTACTATCCCAACTCTTCCAAACGGAAAAGATTACGCTGCATTCGGTGGTGGTAAAGCTTGGATCATCCCATCAAGCACTAAGAACCTTGAAGGCGCACAAAAATTTGTAGACTTCCTAGTTTCAACTGAACAACAAAAAGCATTCTACGATAAAACTAACGAAATTCCAGCTAACACTGAAGCTCGTACTTATGCAGAAGGTAAAAACGATGAGTTGACAACAGCTGTTATCAAACAGTTCAAGAACGCTCAACCAATGCCAAATATCTCTCAAATGTCTGCAGTTTGGGATCCAGCGAAAACTATGCTCTTTGATGCTGTAAGTGGTAAGAAAGATGCTAAAACAGCTGCTAACGATGCTGTAACATTGATCAAAGAAACAATCAAACAAAAATTTGGTGAATAA